A genomic window from Salinicoccus sp. RF5 includes:
- a CDS encoding DMT family transporter has protein sequence MIFLLILGIFAGMLVPLQTSVNSRLSLFTKSLILASFYSFLTGTLLLVLINLIVNPGKLAPDFLLSGDFSYIWFTGGLLGVVYLTGNMILLPRIGAALTVIMTVAGQMVIGLFIDTFGWFEAPVQPLNAYRIIGIIVMIGGIIFMNYKKRSARVAGNRSNGWLLLGLFTGALPPIQTAINSALRYEVSSFFLASLISFSVGTLALLILSLISARRLSLSFFVEGAGQLKWWHLAGGPLGAVYVTTNIILMPHLGATLTLMSVIFGQMLIGLAIDHFGLFGTHRHPVDTRRILGGVLILTGIMLLQI, from the coding sequence TTGATATTCCTGCTGATCCTCGGCATCTTTGCCGGCATGCTCGTCCCTCTACAGACTTCAGTGAACAGCCGCCTTTCCCTATTCACGAAATCGCTGATACTCGCCTCTTTCTACTCCTTCCTCACAGGAACGCTTCTGCTGGTGCTCATCAACCTTATCGTGAATCCTGGAAAATTGGCGCCGGACTTCCTGCTGTCCGGTGACTTCTCTTACATATGGTTCACCGGCGGCCTGCTCGGCGTCGTCTACCTGACGGGAAATATGATACTGCTGCCCCGCATCGGCGCTGCGCTCACCGTCATCATGACGGTGGCCGGCCAGATGGTCATCGGGCTCTTCATCGATACGTTCGGCTGGTTTGAAGCACCCGTACAGCCGCTCAACGCCTACCGCATCATCGGCATCATCGTAATGATCGGGGGCATCATCTTCATGAACTATAAGAAGCGGAGCGCCCGTGTTGCCGGGAACCGTTCGAACGGATGGCTCCTGCTCGGCCTGTTCACCGGTGCCCTGCCCCCGATACAGACGGCAATCAACAGTGCGCTCAGGTACGAAGTTTCATCCTTCTTCCTCGCTTCGCTGATCTCCTTCTCGGTCGGTACACTGGCACTGCTCATCCTGTCCCTCATCAGCGCACGCCGGCTGAGCCTCTCGTTTTTCGTTGAAGGGGCAGGACAGCTGAAATGGTGGCACCTTGCCGGCGGGCCGCTCGGCGCCGTCTATGTCACAACCAATATCATACTGATGCCCCACCTGGGTGCAACACTGACACTGATGAGCGTGATATTCGGGCAGATGCTGATCGGGCTTGCCATCGATCATTTCGGTCTTTTCGGCACACACCGCCATCCCGTGGATACAAGACGGATCTTAGGCGGCGTGCTGATCCTTACGGGCATCATGCTGCTGCAGATATAA
- a CDS encoding nitroreductase, with protein MEVFEAIKNRRSIPKLKDTPVERDKIERILEAATWAPNHHHTEPWKFFVLSGEGRNPLSRVLKEVAHGRVEDPESETGMKRIEKISRKPFAAPTVIVVALSPDDNPKAIYTEDVCAVAAATQNMLLAAHEMGLGSIWRSGPIYNTPKVKAYFNLGEQEEILGLVFLGEPDVVKDNAKRTPFQEKTTWLEADE; from the coding sequence ATGGAAGTCTTTGAAGCAATAAAGAACCGTCGCAGCATTCCCAAACTGAAGGACACCCCGGTGGAGCGGGACAAGATTGAAAGGATACTCGAGGCGGCTACATGGGCGCCGAACCATCATCATACGGAGCCGTGGAAATTCTTCGTGCTCAGCGGGGAAGGACGGAATCCGCTGTCCCGTGTATTGAAGGAAGTGGCACATGGCCGTGTCGAGGACCCGGAATCCGAGACGGGGATGAAGCGGATCGAAAAGATCAGCAGGAAACCTTTTGCTGCACCGACAGTCATTGTGGTCGCACTTTCACCTGACGACAATCCGAAAGCCATCTATACCGAAGATGTCTGTGCAGTAGCAGCAGCGACACAGAATATGCTCCTTGCTGCACATGAGATGGGCCTCGGCTCCATATGGAGGAGCGGACCGATCTACAACACACCGAAGGTCAAGGCGTATTTCAACCTGGGGGAACAGGAAGAGATACTGGGTCTCGTGTTCCTCGGCGAACCTGATGTGGTGAAGGATAATGCAAAGCGCACACCGTTCCAGGAAAAGACGACATGGCTTGAAGCGGATGAGTAA